In a single window of the Bacteroidota bacterium genome:
- a CDS encoding DUF2520 domain-containing protein, which translates to MSKKASANFPEIVLIGAGNLATHLGKCLYGKGFKIAQVYSKTQNSANILAKALKAEPITSFTSIKKDSDYYFICLKDDVINESVSKIPVVKGIVIHTSGSVSMGLLSEKFEHCGVLYPIQTFNKKIKKISFKHIPLCTEASNEYSLNSILQLANTLSDDVRLINSKQRQVIHLAAVFACNFSNHLFAIAADLLKKEEIDFSILYPLIVQTIEKVKSNTPLEVQTGPAVRSDLKTIEKHMELLQNEINYQEIYRVITGNILNSHQK; encoded by the coding sequence ATGAGTAAAAAGGCTTCAGCAAATTTCCCGGAAATTGTTTTGATCGGAGCCGGAAATCTGGCAACTCATCTGGGTAAATGCCTTTATGGAAAAGGTTTTAAAATAGCCCAGGTTTACAGTAAAACCCAAAATTCTGCCAATATACTTGCAAAAGCCCTTAAAGCAGAGCCAATAACCAGTTTTACGAGTATAAAAAAAGATTCGGATTATTATTTTATCTGCCTAAAGGATGATGTAATAAACGAATCCGTTAGTAAGATTCCTGTTGTGAAGGGAATTGTAATACATACTTCCGGGAGTGTTTCTATGGGCCTGTTGAGTGAAAAATTTGAGCATTGCGGGGTTTTATATCCCATTCAAACATTCAACAAAAAAATTAAAAAAATATCCTTTAAACACATACCATTATGTACAGAGGCAAGTAATGAATATTCCCTGAATTCAATTTTACAGCTTGCCAATACCCTTTCAGATGATGTGAGGCTGATAAATTCAAAACAACGACAGGTTATTCACTTAGCAGCTGTTTTTGCTTGTAATTTCTCCAACCATCTTTTTGCTATTGCTGCTGATTTATTAAAAAAAGAAGAAATTGATTTTTCCATTTTATATCCCTTAATTGTTCAAACCATTGAAAAGGTTAAATCAAATACTCCACTTGAAGTTCAAACTGGTCCAGCAGTAAGAAGTGATCTTAAAACAATTGAAAAGCACATGGAATTATTACAAAACGAAATAAATTACCAGGAAATATATAGAGTAATTACCGGAAATATTTTAAATTCACATCAGAAATAA
- a CDS encoding HAD hydrolase family protein, producing MEVNFKILMKDITTFVFDVDGVLTDGNVILLPTGEQARRMNIKDGYALQLAIKKGYKICIITGGKCEMVKQRLKGLGINDIYLNISDKADKLEDYIYDNDLKKKHILYMGDDMPDYEVMLMAGIAACPNDSAPEIKEISAYVSHLNGGQGCVRDVIEQVLKVQGKWQHEASVKSII from the coding sequence ATGGAAGTTAATTTTAAAATCCTTATGAAAGATATCACCACTTTTGTATTTGATGTGGATGGTGTTTTAACAGATGGCAATGTTATACTTCTGCCTACAGGAGAACAAGCGCGCAGAATGAATATTAAAGATGGTTATGCCTTGCAGCTGGCCATTAAAAAAGGATATAAAATTTGCATTATTACGGGTGGAAAATGTGAAATGGTAAAGCAAAGATTAAAGGGGCTGGGAATAAATGATATTTATTTAAATATTTCAGATAAGGCAGACAAATTAGAGGATTATATTTATGATAATGATTTGAAAAAAAAACACATTCTTTACATGGGTGATGATATGCCTGATTATGAGGTTATGCTTATGGCAGGAATAGCTGCTTGTCCAAACGATTCAGCTCCTGAAATAAAAGAAATTTCTGCCTATGTTTCTCATTTAAATGGTGGGCAAGGTTGTGTTAGAGATGTAATTGAACAGGTTCTAAAGGTTCAGGGTAAATGGCAACATGAAGCTTCAGTAAAAAGTATAATTTAA
- a CDS encoding geranylgeranylglycerol-phosphate geranylgeranyltransferase, giving the protein MIPFFKLIRWPNLLIIALIQYLVRYLILKPMLALSHIDLQLSHFDFFLLVLSTMLIAGGGYIINDYFDTKIDRINRPENVVVGKTIKRRVAIVSHIFLSLIGIFLGFYVGYKAGMYKLGFVHFISSGLLWFYSTDFKRLPFTGNFIVAILSALVPVIVPLFEIPPLNNAYSDILIETQTNFNFLFYFPAGFSIFAFLFTLIREIIKDIEDYNGDKAFGLNTLPILYGINKAKTLVMTVILFTIILLGFLQFWQLKNSDILSFMYILLAIQLPTIYLVFRLKQATTPEDFHAASSFTKLIMLLGILYSVIIFMILN; this is encoded by the coding sequence ATGATTCCATTTTTTAAATTAATCCGTTGGCCTAACCTGCTAATCATTGCACTTATCCAGTATCTAGTAAGGTATCTGATATTAAAGCCAATGTTAGCATTGTCACATATTGATTTGCAATTAAGTCATTTTGATTTTTTTCTTTTGGTTTTGTCAACAATGCTTATTGCAGGGGGAGGATATATTATCAATGATTATTTTGATACAAAAATAGATCGCATCAATCGTCCTGAAAATGTAGTTGTGGGAAAAACCATTAAACGAAGGGTAGCAATAGTTTCTCATATATTTTTAAGTCTTATAGGTATATTTCTTGGTTTTTACGTAGGTTATAAAGCAGGGATGTATAAATTGGGATTTGTTCATTTTATTTCTTCAGGCCTTTTGTGGTTCTACTCCACTGATTTTAAAAGGCTTCCCTTTACCGGTAATTTTATTGTTGCCATCCTTTCAGCCTTGGTTCCCGTGATTGTACCCTTATTTGAGATTCCTCCATTAAATAATGCCTATTCAGATATTTTAATAGAAACACAAACCAATTTCAATTTCCTGTTTTATTTTCCTGCAGGCTTTTCCATTTTTGCATTTTTGTTCACCCTAATCAGGGAAATAATAAAGGATATTGAAGATTACAACGGGGATAAAGCTTTTGGATTAAACACTCTGCCAATATTGTATGGGATAAATAAAGCAAAAACACTTGTAATGACGGTAATTTTATTTACTATTATTTTGCTCGGATTTCTTCAATTCTGGCAATTGAAAAACAGTGATATTTTATCTTTCATGTATATTTTACTGGCAATTCAACTGCCTACTATTTATCTGGTATTCAGATTAAAACAAGCCACAACCCCTGAAGATTTTCATGCTGCCAGCAGTTTCACCAAACTCATTATGCTCCTTGGCATATTGTATTCAGTAATAATATTTATGATTTTAAATTAA